The DNA segment CGGGCCTCCCATCTAAGCCAGCCCCCAGGGGCGCTGGGCTGCTGAATAGCATCTCCACCCCGCCTCCCACCGGGCGCCGGGGCCCGCCAGGTCATTCGAGGGAGTAGTGTTGTCCGCTAAAGCTTCCAGCCCACATCAAAGTACTTCGTTGGTGTTCTGGGTTGTCGTGCGCCGAGCTCTACTTCCTCGGTACTGGAGCCGCCGTACACCCCCGGAGGATGCAGTCCTCCCTGCTCCTAGACTATAGGGGGGCCGCGGTACTTGTAGACGCGTCCTGCGGGGCCGCCAACGCCCTCCAGGCCCTGGGATACCCTCCCGAGTCTGTGGGGGTGGTGTTTGTGACCCACGGCCACTACGACCACGTGTGCGGCCTGGGGCTACTGTCGTTCGTGAAGTCCTTCCGTGGCGGGCCTCCCCTAACCCTGTATACCCCCCCGGCCGCGGCGGGTGTTGTGAGGAGTGTTGTTGAGGCGGGGGTGAGGTCCTCGGCAAGGTATGGGGTTGAATACTCCCTCCTCCCTCTACAGCCGGGTGAGGAGGCGGGTGTCGAGGGGTTAATACGTGTTAGGGGCTACAGGGCGGAGCACACCGTGGAGGCCCTGAGCCTGGAGCTGGAGCTGGCTGGGCTCGGTTCCATACTTGTGAGCGGCGACACCAGGCCCACCGAGGCCTTGGCCT comes from the Aeropyrum camini SY1 = JCM 12091 genome and includes:
- a CDS encoding MBL fold metallo-hydrolase: MSCAELYFLGTGAAVHPRRMQSSLLLDYRGAAVLVDASCGAANALQALGYPPESVGVVFVTHGHYDHVCGLGLLSFVKSFRGGPPLTLYTPPAAAGVVRSVVEAGVRSSARYGVEYSLLPLQPGEEAGVEGLIRVRGYRAEHTVEALSLELELAGLGSILVSGDTRPTEALASRAPEALATVHEATLPSSMAEKAAVTGHSTVGEAVGIASKSSLGLLYHLTPESEDEALQASRGTRVIVPQDLQAVKIC